One Armatimonadota bacterium genomic window carries:
- a CDS encoding Cof-type HAD-IIB family hydrolase, which yields MAIRLIAMDLDGTVLREDQTIHPDLAGSFSRARDAGIQLAICTGRAFQSTKRIASAIDFSGPLVCSNGAHVINDEEEVIGAEFLPGDVQEWILEYADENSIHVSCYGENGVSTLRESEWLTKYKTLVRGLDIPILGMEALKQKPLFKIVLICSAEVLPIHREKFAFLVAEQRAQLTESGPEYLEILPVQANKGNGLAKLAQYLRLDRSEIAAIGDYRNDLEMLSWVGTAGAVKNALPEVKSLAQFVVKSNEDGGVAEFIDRCILLNSNIVSES from the coding sequence ATGGCTATTCGACTGATTGCGATGGACCTCGATGGGACTGTGCTCCGCGAAGATCAAACGATTCATCCAGATCTCGCTGGATCGTTCTCACGGGCCCGCGACGCCGGCATCCAATTGGCTATCTGCACAGGCCGAGCATTCCAGAGCACCAAACGCATCGCCTCCGCCATCGATTTCAGCGGTCCGCTGGTCTGCTCCAATGGTGCCCACGTCATCAACGATGAGGAAGAGGTGATCGGTGCCGAATTCCTTCCCGGCGATGTTCAAGAGTGGATTCTCGAATACGCCGACGAGAACAGCATCCACGTGTCCTGCTATGGCGAGAATGGCGTCAGCACCCTCCGAGAGTCCGAGTGGCTCACCAAGTACAAGACCCTCGTCCGTGGCCTTGACATCCCCATCCTCGGGATGGAAGCCCTCAAGCAGAAGCCGCTTTTCAAAATCGTTCTAATCTGTTCCGCCGAAGTTCTACCGATCCATCGAGAAAAATTCGCCTTCCTCGTGGCCGAACAACGGGCTCAACTCACCGAAAGTGGGCCGGAATACCTGGAAATTTTGCCAGTGCAAGCCAATAAAGGAAATGGGCTTGCGAAGCTTGCTCAGTATCTGCGTCTGGACCGTTCGGAGATCGCCGCCATCGGCGACTATCGTAACGACCTGGAAATGCTAAGCTGGGTAGGGACGGCGGGGGCGGTAAAAAATGCACTTCCCGAAGTCAAATCACTGGCTCAATTCGTCGTAAAAAGTAACGAAGACGGAGGGGTTGCGGAATTCATTGACAGGTGTATTCTGTTAAACTCTAATATCGTTAGCGAGAGCTAA
- the pyrF gene encoding orotidine-5'-phosphate decarboxylase, with product MGCRPLQFQLEPQRRPQRRRSHWRGGLQHPPLQLGRPRRPLSEKSFPSFFGRKGTLTSFQNTSLERGRRGTNRESRSIRTVCFGSLATLGFLRSPRPRPRPRTERRVNFHFVLDKIICALDTSDLDVATKTVQKLSPHIKRFKIGHSLTLSHSLSVVAKLQDAGAEKIFLDLKFHDIPNTVALAVKEASKYGVWMTTVHTVGGPEMMRAAAEIPNRPLLMGVSVLTSLDDQSLHQIGVTRSVDSQMTEMSSLAIECGFDGLISSPHEITLLRDKLGPKPLVVTPGIRLAGGASHDQKRIATPQQAIADGASYLVIGRALSEAEDLDVVIEELK from the coding sequence ATGGGGTGCCGTCCCCTCCAGTTCCAACTGGAACCCCAACGCCGACCTCAACGGCGACGGAGTCATTGGCGTGGCGGACTTCAACATCCTCCGCTCCAACTGGGGCGCCCTCGGCGACCTCTAAGCGAGAAGTCGTTCCCTTCCTTCTTCGGGAGGAAGGGAACCTTGACCTCATTTCAAAACACCTCTCTTGAGAGAGGTCGGCGAGGAACGAACCGGGAGAGTAGATCGATCAGAACCGTGTGCTTTGGTTCCTTGGCTACATTGGGCTTCTTGCGATCTCCTCGCCCTCGCCCTCGCCCTCGCACTGAACGAAGGGTAAACTTCCATTTCGTGCTCGACAAAATCATTTGCGCGCTCGACACGAGCGATCTCGACGTCGCCACGAAAACCGTTCAAAAGCTTTCGCCCCACATCAAACGCTTCAAAATAGGGCATTCGCTAACCCTCTCCCACTCCCTCTCGGTCGTCGCAAAACTTCAAGACGCCGGTGCGGAAAAGATCTTCCTCGATCTTAAATTCCACGACATACCCAACACTGTCGCCCTCGCCGTCAAAGAAGCCTCCAAGTACGGGGTCTGGATGACTACCGTCCACACCGTCGGTGGTCCCGAAATGATGCGTGCCGCCGCCGAAATCCCCAATCGCCCGTTGCTCATGGGCGTCTCTGTGCTCACCTCACTCGACGACCAGTCACTCCATCAGATCGGCGTTACCCGGTCGGTTGATAGCCAAATGACCGAGATGTCTTCCCTCGCCATCGAATGCGGCTTCGACGGCCTTATCTCCTCACCCCACGAAATCACGCTCCTTCGCGACAAACTCGGCCCCAAGCCACTCGTCGTCACTCCCGGAATCCGCCTTGCCGGAGGCGCATCCCACGACCAAAAGCGTATTGCCACGCCTCAACAGGCTATCGCCGACGGTGCCAGCTACCTCGTCATCGGCCGCGCCCTGTCCGAGGCTGAAGACTTGGACGTTGTGATCGAAGAGCTAAAATAG
- a CDS encoding S8 family serine peptidase has product MFSVHSLLRTSLLGCGLAAAVLAGAQGRGTQNRNFIGPIDGMANQKPPRNVKLVPRPYTVLVAYKSTMAQRSMATVENQLGLYEDTSIHSPYFKRYFISQEAQLRGMTVDRAIAALHTLPNVSRAEYDMPVSPDQVNDPQYNLQWGLNNTGQTGGTPDADVDAPEAWPLIPTVSPVTVAVLDDGIEVGHPDLQANALVNSGEIPNNGIDDDGNGFVDDYLGWDFADNDNDPTPPDTSFSHGTHVSGIVAAVSNNALGVASASRNVKLLGVRFYRGQSTWISDLILAVDYARIRGAKVINISYNLDGWTQLLVDAFVRLKNADGVAMLSAGNNGEKDPARLGMLAQAPNLCFVAATDHNDQLASFSNYGAQVQVAAPGVDILSTVPFGSYDTYSGTSMASPFAASIMGTIRALYPSMTYSQAIARLGLTCDHKPQLNGKVTYGRVNLANAIQDDSVAPAPVSGLTLLRRSAGTFLVQFMASGDDGMVGAANYYDVRYSTSPITAANFSSAPQNLFATPTPGAGNPVKTSIGGLVPGSSYYIAVKALDDVGNESTITTAGPFTVLPALVYENMDGATSPFTPTGTWARTTDYANSGSQSWTDSPGGSYLNNANSTLTYNNAVNVTTPMAVTFLMRYDLESNYDYLYLEVSTDGGATWSQLTKTTGTSGSVFKSFTASLSNYIGQTVRLRFHMTSDSSVTYDGVYIDDFAVKALTTTFNDDVEGANMFDPTGSTWVVSTESAASPTHAWNDSPGANYVNNTNQWLKGIVNLDAEASGSPSVTFKGLINVENGYDFLNVSTSTDFGSSWVPQASYTGLGTSFASYTVPLGVLGTARVGFQLTSDSSVVANGAIIDDISVVGEPWVQQIDGTVGLNGFGGTKNFTVKLRTGSTIVATYPVTMTGLTGTFSFQTDKFGMYDVVIEGPSYLRRVIPGVNVTAFTTVSTSLVNGDIDGNNVIGTADFNAMRAAWGAVPSSSNWNPNADLNGDGVIGVADFNILRSNWGALGDL; this is encoded by the coding sequence ATGTTTAGCGTTCATTCTCTCCTGAGAACTTCGCTTCTCGGGTGTGGACTCGCCGCCGCCGTCTTGGCGGGCGCGCAGGGTCGAGGCACCCAGAACCGAAACTTCATCGGCCCCATCGACGGCATGGCAAACCAAAAGCCGCCTCGAAACGTCAAACTGGTCCCGCGCCCGTACACGGTCCTTGTCGCTTACAAGTCCACAATGGCCCAACGAAGCATGGCGACCGTCGAAAACCAACTCGGCCTCTACGAAGACACGTCGATTCACTCGCCGTACTTCAAACGGTACTTCATCAGCCAAGAGGCGCAGTTGAGAGGCATGACCGTGGATCGGGCCATCGCCGCCCTCCATACCCTGCCCAACGTCTCGCGTGCCGAGTACGACATGCCGGTCTCGCCCGACCAGGTCAACGACCCGCAATACAATCTTCAGTGGGGCCTTAACAACACCGGCCAAACCGGCGGAACACCCGACGCCGATGTCGACGCGCCCGAAGCCTGGCCGCTCATCCCCACCGTTAGCCCCGTCACCGTCGCCGTGCTCGATGACGGCATCGAAGTCGGCCACCCCGATCTCCAAGCCAACGCCCTGGTCAACAGCGGCGAAATCCCCAACAATGGCATCGACGACGACGGCAATGGCTTCGTAGACGACTACCTCGGTTGGGACTTTGCTGATAATGACAACGATCCCACCCCGCCCGATACGTCGTTTTCCCACGGAACCCACGTCTCCGGCATCGTCGCCGCCGTCTCCAACAACGCGTTAGGCGTTGCCTCGGCGTCTCGCAACGTCAAGCTTCTCGGCGTCCGCTTCTACCGCGGACAATCCACCTGGATCTCCGACCTCATTCTCGCCGTCGACTACGCCCGCATCCGCGGCGCAAAGGTTATCAACATCTCCTACAACCTCGACGGCTGGACCCAGCTCCTCGTTGACGCTTTCGTCCGACTCAAAAATGCGGACGGCGTCGCCATGCTCTCTGCGGGCAATAACGGCGAAAAGGACCCCGCTCGTCTCGGCATGCTCGCCCAGGCGCCAAATCTCTGCTTCGTAGCCGCCACCGACCACAACGACCAGCTCGCCTCGTTTTCCAACTACGGCGCGCAGGTTCAGGTCGCGGCCCCCGGCGTGGACATCCTCAGCACGGTCCCCTTCGGTAGCTACGACACCTACAGCGGAACCTCGATGGCCTCGCCTTTCGCCGCGAGCATCATGGGCACCATCCGCGCCCTCTACCCAAGCATGACCTATTCACAGGCCATCGCCCGCCTCGGCCTCACCTGCGATCACAAGCCGCAACTCAACGGAAAAGTCACTTATGGCCGAGTCAACCTCGCCAATGCCATTCAAGACGACTCCGTGGCTCCCGCTCCCGTCAGCGGCCTCACCCTGCTCCGACGTTCGGCTGGTACCTTCCTCGTGCAGTTCATGGCCTCCGGCGATGACGGCATGGTCGGCGCGGCCAACTACTACGACGTCCGCTACAGCACGTCGCCCATCACGGCTGCGAACTTTAGCTCGGCACCCCAGAACCTATTCGCCACTCCGACTCCGGGCGCGGGCAATCCGGTCAAGACCAGTATCGGCGGCCTCGTCCCCGGCTCCAGCTACTACATAGCCGTAAAAGCCCTCGACGATGTCGGCAACGAGTCGACGATCACCACCGCCGGACCGTTCACCGTTCTCCCGGCCTTGGTCTACGAAAACATGGATGGCGCGACATCGCCGTTCACGCCAACCGGCACCTGGGCCAGAACGACCGACTACGCCAATTCGGGAAGCCAAAGCTGGACCGACAGCCCAGGCGGCAGCTACCTCAACAATGCCAACTCGACGCTGACCTACAACAACGCCGTCAACGTCACCACGCCGATGGCCGTCACGTTCCTGATGCGCTACGACCTGGAAAGCAACTACGACTACCTGTACCTGGAAGTCTCCACCGACGGCGGAGCCACCTGGTCTCAGTTAACCAAGACCACCGGCACGTCCGGTTCAGTCTTCAAGTCGTTCACGGCCTCCCTGTCCAACTATATCGGTCAGACCGTGAGGCTCCGTTTCCACATGACCTCCGACTCCTCCGTCACTTACGACGGCGTCTACATTGATGACTTCGCCGTGAAGGCTCTCACCACGACCTTCAACGACGACGTCGAGGGCGCAAACATGTTCGATCCGACCGGCTCCACGTGGGTCGTTAGCACCGAATCTGCCGCGTCGCCCACTCATGCGTGGAACGACAGCCCCGGCGCGAACTACGTCAACAACACCAACCAATGGCTCAAAGGCATCGTCAACCTCGACGCCGAAGCGAGCGGAAGCCCGTCGGTCACCTTCAAAGGACTTATCAACGTTGAGAACGGTTACGACTTCCTCAACGTGTCCACCTCGACCGACTTCGGTTCGTCGTGGGTGCCGCAAGCCAGCTACACCGGACTCGGAACGAGCTTCGCCTCGTACACGGTTCCGCTCGGCGTGCTTGGCACCGCCCGAGTCGGATTCCAGTTGACCAGTGACTCGTCCGTCGTCGCCAACGGCGCAATCATCGATGACATTAGTGTCGTCGGTGAGCCTTGGGTTCAGCAGATCGACGGCACCGTCGGACTCAATGGATTCGGCGGCACCAAGAACTTCACGGTCAAGCTCCGAACGGGTTCGACGATCGTCGCGACCTACCCGGTCACCATGACCGGTCTCACTGGCACCTTCTCGTTCCAAACCGACAAGTTCGGCATGTACGACGTAGTCATCGAAGGCCCATCCTACCTCCGACGCGTAATTCCCGGCGTAAACGTCACGGCGTTTACCACCGTTTCGACTAGCCTGGTTAACGGCGACATCGATGGTAATAACGTCATCGGCACGGCGGACTTCAACGCCATGCGCGCTGCATGGGGTGCCGTCCCCTCCAGTTCCAACTGGAACCCCAACGCCGACCTCAACGGCGACGGAGTCATTGGCGTGGCGGACTTCAACATCCTCCGCTCCAACTGGGGCGCCCTCGGCGACCTCTAA